The stretch of DNA CCTATCAAGCGCTCTAAAATTTAATACACAATTAATTTTTTTTATGTAATTTAGTTTTTTACTAAAACCATTTAGATATAAGACTCATATCTACACCTTTGCGAACCATTACTAATGAAATACACAATTCTAATCCTTTTTCTATTTCTTTTTTTTACAACTACTATTCAAGCCCAAACAATTACCATTACAGGCACTGTCATTGATGATGATACGGAAGAGGCCATGCCTTTTTGTAATGTTTATGTATTGGGAACAAGCAATGGTGTAACAACCGATATCGATGGCAATTATACCCTTCAATTGGATCCCTCCGAAGGAGATAGCTTAGCCACTAACTCACTGGGTTATGCCGATGTTATCAAAGCCATTGACAAGTCCAAAACAGAACAAGTTATTCATTTCCGTATGAAGTCGGGTACTTTGGATATTGGGGTAGAAGTTACTGTCTTGGCTGGGGAAAACCCTGCTAATGAAATCATTCGTCAAATTATAGCGCATAAAAAGCAGAATGATCTAGAAAAAGTAGTTACCTCCTATGAGGCAGAAATGTATACAAAGGTTGAACTAGACTTGGTGAATATCACTAAGGAAATGAAGGATATGAAAATTTTCAAAAAGCTTCAATTTATTTTTGATAATATTGACACCGTATCCGATGTTAAACCATTCTTACCTGCTTATGTAGCGGAGCGTATTTATGACGTTTTTTACATTAAGGATTTGGAACGCAAAGAAGTGCTTCAAGCACAACGGGTTTCTGGGGTAAAAAATCAAACGGTTATCGATTTTATTGGTAGTATGAATGAAGAATACAACATTTATAACAATACCATGAAATTGTTAGGCAAAGAGTTTATCAGCCCTTTTTCAAATTCGGGTTTAGCCTTCTATGAATATTATATCATGGATAGCACACAAGTAAAGGGGCAATGGAGCTACAAACTAAAATTTAAACCCAAAGACAAAAGTGGCAATACCTTTTATGGTGATTTTTGGGTCTCTATGGAAAATTATGCCTTGTTATTAGTTAATATGCGCATGAATCCTGAGGCAAATATCAATTTGGTTAATCGTATTATTATTTATCAAGAATACAACCCTTATAATGAAAAATATTGGATTCCCACCAAACAAAAGACCGTTATTGATTTTGCCACGACCAAAAAAGACAAAGGGCTAGGAATCATTGGTCGAAAAACCGTATCCTACAAAGATTTTGACATCGATAAATCTAATGCAAAGGAGACTTTTTTGGAGCAAGACCCCGAAGAAATTCGTTATGAAGAACTAGAAAAAGTAGATACCTTTTGGGATAAGAATCGTCATGAGTCATTGTCCAAAAACGAGGCAGGGGTTTACAAAATGGTAGACAGTGTCCAAAATATTCCTGTTTTCAAAACAGTAGCCGAAATTGTAGAAATTGTGGTGAGTGGTTACAAGGTCTTTGGTCCTATCAAAATAGGTCCCTACTCTAAGTTGTTTACTTGGAATGACGTAGAAGGGATTCGCCTAAGCCTAGGTCTAGGAACGAGTAATGCCCTAAGCAAGAAGTTTCAAATCTATGGTTATGCTGGTTATGGTTTTAAAGATAAGCGTTGGAAATATGGTGGCAATATGCAGTATGTTTTTAATCGTTATCGCCGTGCGGCTATTGGAGCTAGTTTTATCAATGATGTTACGTTTGAAAATAGAAATACGGAAGAACGCAAAACACAAAGTTTATTTTCAGGT from Aureispira anguillae encodes:
- a CDS encoding DUF5686 and carboxypeptidase-like regulatory domain-containing protein, whose translation is MKYTILILFLFLFFTTTIQAQTITITGTVIDDDTEEAMPFCNVYVLGTSNGVTTDIDGNYTLQLDPSEGDSLATNSLGYADVIKAIDKSKTEQVIHFRMKSGTLDIGVEVTVLAGENPANEIIRQIIAHKKQNDLEKVVTSYEAEMYTKVELDLVNITKEMKDMKIFKKLQFIFDNIDTVSDVKPFLPAYVAERIYDVFYIKDLERKEVLQAQRVSGVKNQTVIDFIGSMNEEYNIYNNTMKLLGKEFISPFSNSGLAFYEYYIMDSTQVKGQWSYKLKFKPKDKSGNTFYGDFWVSMENYALLLVNMRMNPEANINLVNRIIIYQEYNPYNEKYWIPTKQKTVIDFATTKKDKGLGIIGRKTVSYKDFDIDKSNAKETFLEQDPEEIRYEELEKVDTFWDKNRHESLSKNEAGVYKMVDSVQNIPVFKTVAEIVEIVVSGYKVFGPIKIGPYSKLFTWNDVEGIRLSLGLGTSNALSKKFQIYGYAGYGFKDKRWKYGGNMQYVFNRYRRAAIGASFINDVTFENRNTEERKTQSLFSGWLRRYVPQKMMYIQEGKVWFQYAWKRGFSNRIAILHRRLNPVGFQHTRLGGLNFKFLENNHESLGRIDTITQIRSTEVVLKARFAYKERKISGPFKDVSLGSKFPIINLQYTFGVKGILKSQFNFHKVRLGIKHWFYTSPVGWIEYEAEVGKIFSFKPLPYLLLETHPGNEAYFYNKTSFNSMNSFEFVSDFFVHARIEHHWDGFLLNRIPFIRKWLKWRLVTAVRGSWGTLSHKNKNANRLNHYDRNIKRSKDRQKPFNEGAFYGSFDKGPYAEASIGIENIFQFIRVDALWRITYLDNRDAQLFSVRVTLNFSF